A portion of the Macaca nemestrina isolate mMacNem1 chromosome 19, mMacNem.hap1, whole genome shotgun sequence genome contains these proteins:
- the NARS1 gene encoding asparagine--tRNA ligase, cytoplasmic isoform X1, which produces MSLEVTRATAGMVLELYVSDREGSDATGDGTKEKPFKTGLKALMTVGKEPFPTIYVDSQKENERWNVISKSQLKNIKKMWHREQMKSESREKKEAEDSLRREKNLEEAKKITIKNDPALPEPKCVKISALEGYRGQRVKVFGWVHRLRRQGKNLMFLVLRDGTGYLQCVLADELCQCYNGVLLSTESSVAVYGMLNLTPKGKQAPGGHELSCDFWELIGLAPAGGADNLINEESDVDVQLNNRHMMIRGENMSKILKARSMITRCFRDHFFDRGYHEITPPSLVQTQVEGGATLFKLNYFGEEAFLTQSSQLYLETCLPALGDVFCIAQSYRAEQSRTRRHLAEYTHVEAECPFLTFDDLLNRLEDLVCDVVDRILKSPAGSIVYELNPNFQPPKRPFKRMNYSDAIIWLKEHDIKKEDGTFYEFGEDIPEAPERLMTDTINEPILLCRFPVEIKSFYMQRCPEDSCLTESVDVLMPNVGEIVGGSMRTSDAEEILAGYKREGIDPAPYYWYTDQRKYGTCPHGGYGLGLERFLTWILNRYHIRDVCLYPRFVQRCTP; this is translated from the exons ATGTCCTTGGAGGTGACCAGGGCCACTGCAGGCATGGTGCTAG AGCTGTACGTCTCTGACCGCGAGGGAAGCGATGCCACGGGAGATGGAACCAAGGAGAAACCATTTAAAACTGGTCTAAAG GCTTTGATGACAGTAGGAAAAGAACCATTTCCTACCATTTACGTAGattcacaaaaagaaaatgagaggtgGAATGTTATTTCTAAATCACAGTTGAAGAACATTAAAAAGATGTGGCATAGGGAACAAATGAAGAGTGAATCCCGGGAAAAGAAAGAG gCAGAAGATAGTTTACGAAGAGAAAAGAACCTGGAAGAAGCAAAGAAGATTACCATTAAAAACGATCCAGCTCTCCCAGAGCCAAAATGT GTGAAGATTAGTGCATTAGAAGGATATAGAGGCCAAAGAGTAAAGGTGTTTGGCTGGGTCCACAGGCTGCGTAGGCAAG gaAAGAATTTAATGTTTCTGGTGTTGCGAGATGGTACAGGTTATCTTCAGTGTGTCTTGGCGGATGAgttg TGTCAGTGCTACAATGGAGTATTGTTGTCCACGGAGAGCAGTGTTGCAGTGTATGGAATGCTAAATCTTACCCCAAAGGGCAAGCAG gctCCAGGTGGCCATGAGCTGAGTTGTGACTTCTGGGAGCTAATTGGGTTGGCCCCTGCTGGAGGAGCTGACAACCTGATCAATGAGGAGTCCGACGTTGACGTCCAGCTCAACAACAGACACATGATGATCCGAGGAGAAAACATGTCCAAAATCCTAAAAGCGCGATCCATGATCACCAGGTGCTTTAGAGATCACTTCTTTGATAGGGGGTACCATGAA ATTACTCCTCCATCATTAGTTCAAACACAAGTAGAAGGTGGTGCCACACTCTTCAAGCTTAACTattttggagaagaggcattttTGACTCAATCCTCTCAGTTGTACTTGGAGACCTGCCTCCCAGCCCTGGGAGATGTTTTTTGTATTGCGCAGTCATACCGGGCAGAGCAGTCCAGAACACGAAGGCACCTGGCTGA GTACACTCACGTGGAAGCTGAGTGTCCTTTCCTGACCTTTGATGACCTCCTGAACCGGTTGGAGGACTTGGTTTGTGATGTGGTAGATCGAATATTGAAGTCTCCTGCAGGGAGCATAGTGTATGAGCTCAACCCG AACTTTCAGCCCCCCAAACGGCCTTTCAAACGGATGAACTATTCAGATGCTATCATTTGGCTAAAAGAACATGATATAAAGAAAGAAGATGGAACTTTCTATGAATTTGGAGAA GATATCCCAGAAGCTCCTGAGAGACTGATGACAGACACCATTAATGAACCAATCTTGCTGTGTCGATTTCCCGTGGAGATCAAGTCCTTCTACATGCAGCGATGTCCTGAGGATTCCTGTCTTACTGAATCT GTCGACGTGTTGATGCCCAATGTTGGTGAGATTGTGGGAGGCTCAATGCGTACCAGCGATGCTGAAGAAATACTGGCAGGTTATAAAAGGGAAGGGATTGACCCTGCTCCCTATTACTGGTATACAGATCAG agaaaatatGGCACGTGTCCACATGGAGGATATGGCTTGGGCTTGGAACGATTCTTAACATGGATTCTGAATAGGTATCACATCCGAGACGTGTGCTTATACCCTCGATTTGTCCAGCGCTGCACGCCATAA
- the NARS1 gene encoding asparagine--tRNA ligase, cytoplasmic isoform X2: protein MTVGKEPFPTIYVDSQKENERWNVISKSQLKNIKKMWHREQMKSESREKKEAEDSLRREKNLEEAKKITIKNDPALPEPKCVKISALEGYRGQRVKVFGWVHRLRRQGKNLMFLVLRDGTGYLQCVLADELCQCYNGVLLSTESSVAVYGMLNLTPKGKQAPGGHELSCDFWELIGLAPAGGADNLINEESDVDVQLNNRHMMIRGENMSKILKARSMITRCFRDHFFDRGYHEITPPSLVQTQVEGGATLFKLNYFGEEAFLTQSSQLYLETCLPALGDVFCIAQSYRAEQSRTRRHLAEYTHVEAECPFLTFDDLLNRLEDLVCDVVDRILKSPAGSIVYELNPNFQPPKRPFKRMNYSDAIIWLKEHDIKKEDGTFYEFGEDIPEAPERLMTDTINEPILLCRFPVEIKSFYMQRCPEDSCLTESVDVLMPNVGEIVGGSMRTSDAEEILAGYKREGIDPAPYYWYTDQRKYGTCPHGGYGLGLERFLTWILNRYHIRDVCLYPRFVQRCTP from the exons ATGACAGTAGGAAAAGAACCATTTCCTACCATTTACGTAGattcacaaaaagaaaatgagaggtgGAATGTTATTTCTAAATCACAGTTGAAGAACATTAAAAAGATGTGGCATAGGGAACAAATGAAGAGTGAATCCCGGGAAAAGAAAGAG gCAGAAGATAGTTTACGAAGAGAAAAGAACCTGGAAGAAGCAAAGAAGATTACCATTAAAAACGATCCAGCTCTCCCAGAGCCAAAATGT GTGAAGATTAGTGCATTAGAAGGATATAGAGGCCAAAGAGTAAAGGTGTTTGGCTGGGTCCACAGGCTGCGTAGGCAAG gaAAGAATTTAATGTTTCTGGTGTTGCGAGATGGTACAGGTTATCTTCAGTGTGTCTTGGCGGATGAgttg TGTCAGTGCTACAATGGAGTATTGTTGTCCACGGAGAGCAGTGTTGCAGTGTATGGAATGCTAAATCTTACCCCAAAGGGCAAGCAG gctCCAGGTGGCCATGAGCTGAGTTGTGACTTCTGGGAGCTAATTGGGTTGGCCCCTGCTGGAGGAGCTGACAACCTGATCAATGAGGAGTCCGACGTTGACGTCCAGCTCAACAACAGACACATGATGATCCGAGGAGAAAACATGTCCAAAATCCTAAAAGCGCGATCCATGATCACCAGGTGCTTTAGAGATCACTTCTTTGATAGGGGGTACCATGAA ATTACTCCTCCATCATTAGTTCAAACACAAGTAGAAGGTGGTGCCACACTCTTCAAGCTTAACTattttggagaagaggcattttTGACTCAATCCTCTCAGTTGTACTTGGAGACCTGCCTCCCAGCCCTGGGAGATGTTTTTTGTATTGCGCAGTCATACCGGGCAGAGCAGTCCAGAACACGAAGGCACCTGGCTGA GTACACTCACGTGGAAGCTGAGTGTCCTTTCCTGACCTTTGATGACCTCCTGAACCGGTTGGAGGACTTGGTTTGTGATGTGGTAGATCGAATATTGAAGTCTCCTGCAGGGAGCATAGTGTATGAGCTCAACCCG AACTTTCAGCCCCCCAAACGGCCTTTCAAACGGATGAACTATTCAGATGCTATCATTTGGCTAAAAGAACATGATATAAAGAAAGAAGATGGAACTTTCTATGAATTTGGAGAA GATATCCCAGAAGCTCCTGAGAGACTGATGACAGACACCATTAATGAACCAATCTTGCTGTGTCGATTTCCCGTGGAGATCAAGTCCTTCTACATGCAGCGATGTCCTGAGGATTCCTGTCTTACTGAATCT GTCGACGTGTTGATGCCCAATGTTGGTGAGATTGTGGGAGGCTCAATGCGTACCAGCGATGCTGAAGAAATACTGGCAGGTTATAAAAGGGAAGGGATTGACCCTGCTCCCTATTACTGGTATACAGATCAG agaaaatatGGCACGTGTCCACATGGAGGATATGGCTTGGGCTTGGAACGATTCTTAACATGGATTCTGAATAGGTATCACATCCGAGACGTGTGCTTATACCCTCGATTTGTCCAGCGCTGCACGCCATAA